Sequence from the Pontibacter pudoricolor genome:
TACATGGAAATAAATGTTACAATGTCGGCTATATAGTATAGCCGCTTTAGCTCCTGCTCTGATATGTTTACAAAGTTTTCATAATCAATTTGATAACTATAGAGCAGATTAATCTGTGCATCAGATAGCTTACCTACAATAAATAGTTTGCAGTTTAAGCCGGCAAGTGCCTTTGAAAGATTCTCCAGATTCTTATTAGTCTTAGTCCCTATTTGCAACAGAATAGGTTTACCAGATAAAGGTCCTTCCTTAGGTTTAAAGTCCTCTTCCCTGAAACAGATGCAATTTGGAATAACAAAGACTTTTTCTTCTGTGATACCTGAAGCACTTAACAGCTTTTGTCTGCTATGCTCAGAAATAACAGTTACATACCTGGCTCTTTGTACAGGCAGTTTCAACCAGAACAGTTGCAAAATAATATTCTTAAACTTAGAAGAGCTATGGAGAGACTCCAGATCATGAATGGTCAGGACTGTTTTCTTTCCATCAAGCGCCAAGGCCGTGTAATAAATATCTCCTGTTATATGGTTTATATCTCCTTGGTGCTTATGGGCATACCACATGTTATGTATCAATGCAAACGGATTTAGCGCTGATTTAAAAGGCATATAAACCGTCCTTACTTTCGAAATCTTAAATGCTCCCGAAATTGTTCGGAAAAGATTCTCAATACTATAGAATGATGGTGTGTATTTACGAAAAATAAGGGCTACAATCATGGTTAGATTTCTATTTTCAGTATATTCCTAAATAACCAGAATACTATGAACATAGCAATTGAGGCTTTGACTATATAATTTAATGTTGTGATCAGGTCAGTCTCAGCTTTTATCACCTGAAGAAATAGAAATGGTATCCAAACTAAAAGTGTAGGGTTATCTAAGCTTTTAACCAAAATAAATCTAAGTA
This genomic interval carries:
- a CDS encoding glycosyltransferase family 4 protein yields the protein MIVALIFRKYTPSFYSIENLFRTISGAFKISKVRTVYMPFKSALNPFALIHNMWYAHKHQGDINHITGDIYYTALALDGKKTVLTIHDLESLHSSSKFKNIILQLFWLKLPVQRARYVTVISEHSRQKLLSASGITEEKVFVIPNCICFREEDFKPKEGPLSGKPILLQIGTKTNKNLENLSKALAGLNCKLFIVGKLSDAQINLLYSYQIDYENFVNISEQELKRLYYIADIVTFISMYEGFGLPILEANALGRPVITSNVTAMPEVAGNAALLVDPMDTTQIHLAIKQLICDEALREQLVRAGYNNVKRFRPEAVAAQYEALYQKVMSENA